GTGGCGGATCGCGTTCATGATCAGGTTCGACACGACCCGGCTCAGCCCGGCCGGGTCGACGACGACCTCGAGGCCGTCGTCGACGCTGCCGCCGAGGCGCACCCGGCGGGCCCGGGCCACCGGGTCCGCGGCCGCGATCGCGTCGCTGACGACGTCGACCAGCATCACCGGCTCCGGGCTCAGCCGGAAGACGCCGGCGTGGATCCGGGACAGCTCGAAGAGGTCGTCGACCATCCGCACCATCCGGTCCACCTCGGCGCGGATCTGGCGGTGGTAGCGCGCCGGGTCCGGCGCGAGGCCGTCCTCGAGCGCCTCGGTCATCGCCCGCATGCCGGCCAGCGGCGTGCGCAGGTCGTGCGACACCCACGACACCAGCTCGCGGCGCGACTCCTCGAGCAGGCCCTCGCGGCTGCGCGACTCCTCGAGCCGCTGGTTGGTGCGCGCCAGCTCGTCGGAGAGTGCCTGGAACTCGCTGGGGCCGCGCCGCTCGGCGACGAACGCGCCGCTCGTGCCGACGAGCCGGGCCTCCTCGCGCAGGGAGCGGGACCAGTGCACGATCGCGGCGCCCAGCAGCAGCGCCACCACCACCGAGACGACGCCGGCGACCAGCGCGACCAGGCTGACCACGCCCCAGTCGTGGTCGGAGATGAACATCAGCTGGGCCGAGCCGACGACACCGGCCAGCACGGAGGACACCGCGACCACGGCGACCAGGCCGAGCTGCCAGCGGATCGAGCGGTGCCGCAGCAGCCAGGCGACGAACAGCCCGAGCGCGCCGACCGCGACCGCGCAGGCGGCGGCGACCAGGACGACCTGTCCCTGGGCCTCGGTCATGCGCGGGCCTCCCAGCGGTAGCCGACCCCCCACACCGTGAGCAGGCGCTCCGGTCGGGTGGGGTCGCGCTCGATCTTCTCGCGCAACCGTCGCACGTGCACGGTCACGGTCGAGCGGTCGCCGATCGACCAGCCCCAGACCTGCTGCAGCAGGTCGTCGCGGGAGTACGCCGTCCCCGGGTGCGCGAGCAGGAAGCGCAGCAGGTCGAACTCGCGCGTGGTCAGCGCGAGCGTCTCGCCGCCGCGGGTCGCCACGTGGCTGGTGCTGTCGACGGTCAGGTCGCCGTCGGTGAGCAGCGCGGGCACCGCCGGGGCGACGTCGCCGGAGCGCCGGAGCACGGAGTCGACCCGCAGGGCCAGCTCACGCGGGCTGAACGGCTTGGTGACGTAGTCGTCGGCGCCGTGCTGGAGACCCACCACGCGGTCCACCTCGCCCCCGAGCGCGGTCAGCATGATGATCGGGACCGAGCCCTGCTCCCGCAGCCGGCGGCAGACCTCGAGCCCGTCGATCCCCGGCAGCATCAGGTCGAGCACGACCAGGTCGGCCGGGCGCTCGCGCATCAGGCGCAGCGCGGACTCGCCGTCACCCGCCTCGTCGACCTCGTGGTCGTGGGCCCGCAGGTAGGACACGACGACCTCGCGGACCGTGTGGTCGTCATCGACCACCAGGACGCGTGCCACCGGAGCCTCCTGACGGGGTCGTGCGGCGGTGCCGCGAGCGTCGGACGAGCGTGGCCACGACGGCGAGGAGCAGCACCAAGGCGACGAGCACCAGCCAGCCGGTGCCGTAGGAGCGGTCGAGCAGCGTGGGGTTGTCGGGGCGGGCGCCGAACCGTCCCAGGACGGGTACGGCGAGGAGCGAGACCGCACCGAGGACGACCAGCACCACGGCGGCGGGCGCGTGGGCGTGCCGCGGGAGCACCCGGCCGGCGAGCAGCACGAGCACCAGCACGACCGGCGCCAGCACGAAGTCGTGCACGACCACGCCGCCGGCCAGCCACACCGCGGCGCTCGTGAGCTGGGTCAGGTCCTGACGGCTGAGCAGCAGCCACGCGCCGTATGCCCCGGCCAGGACGCC
The Nocardioides luti genome window above contains:
- a CDS encoding sensor histidine kinase gives rise to the protein MTEAQGQVVLVAAACAVAVGALGLFVAWLLRHRSIRWQLGLVAVVAVSSVLAGVVGSAQLMFISDHDWGVVSLVALVAGVVSVVVALLLGAAIVHWSRSLREEARLVGTSGAFVAERRGPSEFQALSDELARTNQRLEESRSREGLLEESRRELVSWVSHDLRTPLAGMRAMTEALEDGLAPDPARYHRQIRAEVDRMVRMVDDLFELSRIHAGVFRLSPEPVMLVDVVSDAIAAADPVARARRVRLGGSVDDGLEVVVDPAGLSRVVSNLIMNAIRHTPADGAVEIRGRTVSEGVEISVTDACGGLSTDDMTRVFDLAWQGSAARTPEPDETAPPRGAGLGLAIVKGIVEAHRGRVGVENVPDAEHPGCRFLVHLPVESA
- a CDS encoding response regulator encodes the protein MARVLVVDDDHTVREVVVSYLRAHDHEVDEAGDGESALRLMRERPADLVVLDLMLPGIDGLEVCRRLREQGSVPIIMLTALGGEVDRVVGLQHGADDYVTKPFSPRELALRVDSVLRRSGDVAPAVPALLTDGDLTVDSTSHVATRGGETLALTTREFDLLRFLLAHPGTAYSRDDLLQQVWGWSIGDRSTVTVHVRRLREKIERDPTRPERLLTVWGVGYRWEARA